Proteins from one Bombyx mori chromosome 1, ASM3026992v2 genomic window:
- the PLCg gene encoding phospholipase C gamma isoform X2, whose amino-acid sequence MKSVCFNGAKDRLIHEADQLISYIERGSTVLKFFPRKRPERRALCVRRETHQVLWSRINAPQRQGYEGALDIRDVKEVRTGKSSKDFERWPEETKRLESSKCFTIYYGTEFKLRCASFVAQTDKECEAWVKGVLYLIAEAVSASYPLQIERWLRKEFYSIENSHEKITLKEVKAFLPKINCKISTSKLRDVFQDVDTEKRGEIGFDDFAVLYQKLIFDENNVQDIFDKYSVYCSNGTTITLREFQNFLRDEQHDNLGDDEVQASQFIRDYLRDPQRDIYEPYFTLSEFVEMLYSKQNSIYDSQYDKVTQDMTRPLSHYWISSSHNTYLTGDQFSSESSLEAYVRCLRSGCRCIELDCWDGPDGTPFIYHGHTLTTKIRFMDVLRTIKEHAFITSEYPLILSIEDNCSLPQQRRMASAFQDVFGDLLLVHPMDKNETSLPSPHDLRRKIILKHKKLPEGAEESSFAVRQEEGKDLDLRNSIKNGILHLEDPVDKEWKPHAFVLTENKLYYTESYNSQEETDTESDGDSDAENAIVPQDELHFAECWFHGKLAGNRQEAEDLLRAHAHLGDGTFLVRESVTFVGDYCLSFWRQGKVNHCRIKLKQERGVTKFYLIDSMCFDSLYNLITHYRSHPLRSQFLITLKEPVPQPNKHEGKEWFHAHCTRTQAEELLRKTNTDGAFLVRPSEKEQGSFAISFRTEKEIKHCRVKQEGRLYTIGTVKFESLIELVSYYENHPLYKKVKLWYPISEETVRRLVSEPDDNTVYGTPGYMDPTSFTSKVTVKALYDYRARQDDELSFCKHAIITNVDKPDEGWWRGDYGGKRHHWFPANYVLEIEVPHTPDVTSGLENESAALGSLQKGVLDVLGAIVELVVGDGGGAARWLVRVQSPAMYSPFDMAAATRESALEWLSAIEEAAHSASARSLHHRKMERTWRIAKEISDLIIYCRSVTFNIERLRIKGFVYNEMSSFPETKAERLMSQQENTFFVKYHTTQLSRIYPKGQRIDSSNYNPVPFWNCGSQMVALNYQTPDKPMQVNMGKFKQNGGCGFILKPQFMFEEGYNPCDKKSIEGKVKPVTVMLRVIGARHLCKTGRGTASPFVEVEIIGADYDSGVKLVTKTVSDNGLNPLWNDICEFEVANPELALIRFVVQDEDIFGEPNFIGQATFPLLCLRKGYRSVPLTNAFSEELELSTLMVHLSIITDG is encoded by the exons ATGAAGTCGGTCTGCTTCAACGGGGCCAAAGATAGGCTCATACACGAGGCAGACCAGCTTATCTCCTACATAGAAAGAGGCTCTACCGTTTTAAAATTCTTCCCTCGTAAGAGACCCGAAAGGCGTGCACTTTGCGTGAGAAGAGAGACCCATCAAGTTCTTTGGTCTCGAATCAATGCCCCTCAGAGACAGGGCTACGAAGGGGCTCTCGATATCCGTGATGTCAAAGAAGTTCGCACTGGAAAATCATCCAAAGACTTTGAGCGTTGGCCTGAAGAAACCAAACGTCTTGAAAGTTCAAAATGCTTTACCATTTATTATGGAACTGAATTTAAACTTCGCTGTGCATCATTTGTTG CTCAAACAGATAAAGAGTGTGAAGCTTGGGTGAAAGGTGTACTGTATCTAATAGCAGAAGCTGTCAGTGCATCATATCCTCTACAGATTGAAAGATGGCTCCGGAAAGAATTCTATTCTATTGAAAACTCCCATGAAAA aataacatTAAAAGAGGTCAAAGCTTTTCTACcaaaaattaattgtaaaatttcaaCAAGTAAGCTTCGAGATGTATTCCAAGATGTTGACACTGAAAAAAGAGGGGAGATTGGCTTTGATGATTTTGCTGTTCTTTATCAGAAGCTAATTTTTGATGAGAAT aatGTTCAGGACATATTTGATAAATACTCAGTCTATTGTTCTAATGGTACTACTATTACTCTTAGAGAGTTTCAAAATTTCCTTAGAGATGAACAGCATGATAACCTTGGTGATGATGAAGTACAAGCCTCACAGTTCATCCGTGATTACTTAAGAGATCCACAAAGAGACATCTATGAACCTTATTTCACTTTAAGCGAG TTTGTCGAGATGCTGTACTCCAAGCAGAATTCCATCTATGACAGTCAGTATGATAAGGTTACACAAGATATGACCAGGCCTTTGTCACACTATTGGATATCTTCTTCTCATAACAC GTATCTGACAGGTGACCAGTTTTCAAGTGAATCATCACTGGAGGCCTACGTGCGGTGCTTGAGGTCAGGCTGTCGTTGTATTGAGCTAGATTGTTGGGATGGTCCTGACggcacaccttttatttatcacgGGCACACACTGACAACGAAAATAAGGTTTATGGATGTACTGCGAACAATAAAAGAACATGCATTCATCACATCTGAATATCCATTAATTTTGTCTATCGAAGACAACTGCTCACTCCCACAGCAAAGACGAATGGCGAGCGCATTTCAAGACGTATTCGGTGACCTTCTTCTTGTTCATCCAATGGATAAGAATGAAACATCACTTCCCTCTCCTCATGACTTACGCAGAAAAATAATCctgaaacataaaaaattacCTGAAGGTGCTGAAGAAAGTTCTTTCGCAGTACGTCAAGAAGAAGGAAAAGATTTAGACCTACGAAATTCGATCAAAAATGGTATATTGCATTTGGAAGATCCTGTCGACAAAGAATGGAAGCCTCACGCCTTCGTGCTCACCGAGAACAAACTTTACTATACAGAGAGCTACAACAGTCAAGAAGAAACCGACACTGAAAGTGACGGAGACTCAGATGCGGAAAACGCTATTGTACCACAAGATGAATTACATTTCGCAGAATGTTGGTTCCACGGGAAGCTGGCAGGGAATCGACAAGAAGCCGAAGATTTGCTGAGAGCCCACGCCCATCTTGGCGATGGAACCTTTCTGGTGAGGGAGAGCGTTACTTTTGTCGGTGACTACTGTCTATCATTCTGGCGGCAAGGGAAAGTAAATCACTGCCGCATCAAGCTCAAACAGGAACGGGGGGTCACCAAGTTCTATCTGATAGATAGTATGTGTTTCGACAGCCTGTACAACCTCATCACCCATTATAGGTCACATCCTCTGAGGAGTCAA TTCCTGATAACGTTAAAGGAGCCAGTGCCTCAGCCTAACAAGCATGAAGGCAAGGAATGGTTCCACGCGCACTGCACGCGTACTCAAGCCGAAGAATTACTGCGGAAGACCAACACCGACGGCGCTTTCCTAGTACGCCCCAGCGAAAAGGAACAAGGGAGCTTCGCAATTAGTTTCAG GACTGAGAAGGAGATAAAGCATTGCAGGGTTAAACAAGAGGGTCGCCTGTACACAATCGGTACAGTCAAGTTCGAGAGCCTCATTGAATTAGTCTCGTACTACGAGAACCATCCGCTgtataaaaaagtaaaactCTGGTATCCGATCAGCGAAGAAACCGTCAGAAGACTTGTCTCT gaaCCAGACGATAATACTGTCTATGGGACACCGGGATACATGGATCCCACGTCATTCACGTCCAAG GTGACCGTTAAAGCGCTTTACGATTATCGGGCTCGTCAAGATGACGAGTTGTCCTTCTGCAAGCACGCCATCATTACAAACGTCGACAAGCCGGACGAGGGCTGGTGGCGGGGCGACTACGGCGGCAAACGTCATCACTGGTTCCCGGCCAACTACGTGCTTGAGATTGAGGTTCCACACACACCCGACGTGACC AGCGGTCTAGAAAACGAATCAGCCGCCCTGGGATCGTTGCAGAAAGGCGTGCTGGACGTGCTCGGCGCTATCGTTGAATTGGTGGTGGGCGACGGGGGAGGCGCGGCGCGGTGGCTGGTGCGTGTCCAGAGCCCCGCCATGTACTCGCCGTTCGACATGGCAGCCGCCACCCGCGAGTCCGCGCTCGAATGGCTCTCGGCCATCGAAGAGGCCGCGCACAGTGCTAGCGCTCGCTCGCTCCACCACAGGAAAATGGAACGAACATGGCGCATCGCCAAAGAGATATCGGACCTCATCATCTACTGCCGCTCAGTCACCTTCAACATCGAACGTCTACGCATCAAGGGCTTTGTTTACAACGAGATGTCCTCGTTTCCCGAGACCAAAGCCGAACGCCTTATGTCTCAGCAAGAGAACACGTTCTTCGTCAAGTACCACACGACGCAACTTAGCCGTATCTACCCTAAAGGCCAGAGAATCGATTCGTCGAACTACAATCCGGTGCCGTTCTGGAACTGCGGCTCTCAAATGGTCGCTTTGAATTACCAAACGCCCGACAAACCGATGCAGGTCAACATGGGCAAGTTTAAACAGAACGGCGGCTGTGGCTTTATCTTGAAGCCACAGTTTATGTTCGAGGAAGGATACAATCCGTGCGATAAAAAATCGATCGAGGGCAAAGTGAAGCCGGTAACTGTGATGTTGCGTGTTATCGGGGCGAGGCATCTGTGCAAGACGGGTCGCGGCACGGCCAGTCCCTTTGTAGAAGTCGAGATCATCGGGGCGGACTACGACAGCGGCGTCAAACTCGTCACTAAAACAGTGT ctGATAACGGACTGAACCCTTTGTGGAACGACATCTGCGAGTTCGAAGTTGCGAACCCAGAACTGGCCTTGATCCGTTTCGTGGTACAAGACGAAGATATATTTGGCGAGCCGAACTTCATAGGTCAAGCGACTTTCCCGCTGTTGTGCCTGCGTAAAGGATACCGAAGCGTGCCTCTCACTAACGCATTCTCCGAAGAACTGGAACTATCCACACTGATGGTTCACTTGTCAATTATAACAGACGGTTGA
- the PLCg gene encoding phospholipase C gamma isoform X5, translated as MKSVCFNGAKDRLIHEADQLISYIERGSTVLKFFPRKRPERRALCVRRETHQVLWSRINAPQRQGYEGALDIRDVKEVRTGKSSKDFERWPEETKRLESSKCFTIYYGTEFKLRCASFVAQTDKECEAWVKGVLYLIAEAVSASYPLQIERWLRKEFYSIENSHEKITLKEVKAFLPKINCKISTSKLRDVFQDVDTEKRGEIGFDDFAVLYQKLIFDENNVQDIFDKYSVYCSNGTTITLREFQNFLRDEQHDNLGDDEVQASQFIRDYLRDPQRDIYEPYFTLSEFVEMLYSKQNSIYDSQYDKVTQDMTRPLSHYWISSSHNTYLTGDQFSSESSLEAYVRCLRSGCRCIELDCWDGPDGTPFIYHGHTLTTKIRFMDVLRTIKEHAFITSEYPLILSIEDNCSLPQQRRMASAFQDVFGDLLLVHPMDKNETSLPSPHDLRRKIILKHKKLPEGAEESSFAVRQEEGKDLDLRNSIKNGILHLEDPVDKEWKPHAFVLTENKLYYTESYNSQEETDTESDGDSDAENAIVPQDELHFAECWFHGKLAGNRQEAEDLLRAHAHLGDGTFLFLITLKEPVPQPNKHEGKEWFHAHCTRTQAEELLRKTNTDGAFLVRPSEKEQGSFAISFRTEKEIKHCRVKQEGRLYTIGTVKFESLIELVSYYENHPLYKKVKLWYPISEETVRRLVSEPDDNTVYGTPGYMDPTSFTSKVTVKALYDYRARQDDELSFCKHAIITNVDKPDEGWWRGDYGGKRHHWFPANYVLEIEVPHTPDVTSGLENESAALGSLQKGVLDVLGAIVELVVGDGGGAARWLVRVQSPAMYSPFDMAAATRESALEWLSAIEEAAHSASARSLHHRKMERTWRIAKEISDLIIYCRSVTFNIERLRIKGFVYNEMSSFPETKAERLMSQQENTFFVKYHTTQLSRIYPKGQRIDSSNYNPVPFWNCGSQMVALNYQTPDKPMQVNMGKFKQNGGCGFILKPQFMFEEGYNPCDKKSIEGKVKPVTVMLRVIGARHLCKTGRGTASPFVEVEIIGADYDSGVKLVTKTVSDNGLNPLWNDICEFEVANPELALIRFVVQDEDIFGEPNFIGQATFPLLCLRKGYRSVPLTNAFSEELELSTLMVHLSIITDG; from the exons ATGAAGTCGGTCTGCTTCAACGGGGCCAAAGATAGGCTCATACACGAGGCAGACCAGCTTATCTCCTACATAGAAAGAGGCTCTACCGTTTTAAAATTCTTCCCTCGTAAGAGACCCGAAAGGCGTGCACTTTGCGTGAGAAGAGAGACCCATCAAGTTCTTTGGTCTCGAATCAATGCCCCTCAGAGACAGGGCTACGAAGGGGCTCTCGATATCCGTGATGTCAAAGAAGTTCGCACTGGAAAATCATCCAAAGACTTTGAGCGTTGGCCTGAAGAAACCAAACGTCTTGAAAGTTCAAAATGCTTTACCATTTATTATGGAACTGAATTTAAACTTCGCTGTGCATCATTTGTTG CTCAAACAGATAAAGAGTGTGAAGCTTGGGTGAAAGGTGTACTGTATCTAATAGCAGAAGCTGTCAGTGCATCATATCCTCTACAGATTGAAAGATGGCTCCGGAAAGAATTCTATTCTATTGAAAACTCCCATGAAAA aataacatTAAAAGAGGTCAAAGCTTTTCTACcaaaaattaattgtaaaatttcaaCAAGTAAGCTTCGAGATGTATTCCAAGATGTTGACACTGAAAAAAGAGGGGAGATTGGCTTTGATGATTTTGCTGTTCTTTATCAGAAGCTAATTTTTGATGAGAAT aatGTTCAGGACATATTTGATAAATACTCAGTCTATTGTTCTAATGGTACTACTATTACTCTTAGAGAGTTTCAAAATTTCCTTAGAGATGAACAGCATGATAACCTTGGTGATGATGAAGTACAAGCCTCACAGTTCATCCGTGATTACTTAAGAGATCCACAAAGAGACATCTATGAACCTTATTTCACTTTAAGCGAG TTTGTCGAGATGCTGTACTCCAAGCAGAATTCCATCTATGACAGTCAGTATGATAAGGTTACACAAGATATGACCAGGCCTTTGTCACACTATTGGATATCTTCTTCTCATAACAC GTATCTGACAGGTGACCAGTTTTCAAGTGAATCATCACTGGAGGCCTACGTGCGGTGCTTGAGGTCAGGCTGTCGTTGTATTGAGCTAGATTGTTGGGATGGTCCTGACggcacaccttttatttatcacgGGCACACACTGACAACGAAAATAAGGTTTATGGATGTACTGCGAACAATAAAAGAACATGCATTCATCACATCTGAATATCCATTAATTTTGTCTATCGAAGACAACTGCTCACTCCCACAGCAAAGACGAATGGCGAGCGCATTTCAAGACGTATTCGGTGACCTTCTTCTTGTTCATCCAATGGATAAGAATGAAACATCACTTCCCTCTCCTCATGACTTACGCAGAAAAATAATCctgaaacataaaaaattacCTGAAGGTGCTGAAGAAAGTTCTTTCGCAGTACGTCAAGAAGAAGGAAAAGATTTAGACCTACGAAATTCGATCAAAAATGGTATATTGCATTTGGAAGATCCTGTCGACAAAGAATGGAAGCCTCACGCCTTCGTGCTCACCGAGAACAAACTTTACTATACAGAGAGCTACAACAGTCAAGAAGAAACCGACACTGAAAGTGACGGAGACTCAGATGCGGAAAACGCTATTGTACCACAAGATGAATTACATTTCGCAGAATGTTGGTTCCACGGGAAGCTGGCAGGGAATCGACAAGAAGCCGAAGATTTGCTGAGAGCCCACGCCCATCTTGGCGATGGAACCTTTCTG TTCCTGATAACGTTAAAGGAGCCAGTGCCTCAGCCTAACAAGCATGAAGGCAAGGAATGGTTCCACGCGCACTGCACGCGTACTCAAGCCGAAGAATTACTGCGGAAGACCAACACCGACGGCGCTTTCCTAGTACGCCCCAGCGAAAAGGAACAAGGGAGCTTCGCAATTAGTTTCAG GACTGAGAAGGAGATAAAGCATTGCAGGGTTAAACAAGAGGGTCGCCTGTACACAATCGGTACAGTCAAGTTCGAGAGCCTCATTGAATTAGTCTCGTACTACGAGAACCATCCGCTgtataaaaaagtaaaactCTGGTATCCGATCAGCGAAGAAACCGTCAGAAGACTTGTCTCT gaaCCAGACGATAATACTGTCTATGGGACACCGGGATACATGGATCCCACGTCATTCACGTCCAAG GTGACCGTTAAAGCGCTTTACGATTATCGGGCTCGTCAAGATGACGAGTTGTCCTTCTGCAAGCACGCCATCATTACAAACGTCGACAAGCCGGACGAGGGCTGGTGGCGGGGCGACTACGGCGGCAAACGTCATCACTGGTTCCCGGCCAACTACGTGCTTGAGATTGAGGTTCCACACACACCCGACGTGACC AGCGGTCTAGAAAACGAATCAGCCGCCCTGGGATCGTTGCAGAAAGGCGTGCTGGACGTGCTCGGCGCTATCGTTGAATTGGTGGTGGGCGACGGGGGAGGCGCGGCGCGGTGGCTGGTGCGTGTCCAGAGCCCCGCCATGTACTCGCCGTTCGACATGGCAGCCGCCACCCGCGAGTCCGCGCTCGAATGGCTCTCGGCCATCGAAGAGGCCGCGCACAGTGCTAGCGCTCGCTCGCTCCACCACAGGAAAATGGAACGAACATGGCGCATCGCCAAAGAGATATCGGACCTCATCATCTACTGCCGCTCAGTCACCTTCAACATCGAACGTCTACGCATCAAGGGCTTTGTTTACAACGAGATGTCCTCGTTTCCCGAGACCAAAGCCGAACGCCTTATGTCTCAGCAAGAGAACACGTTCTTCGTCAAGTACCACACGACGCAACTTAGCCGTATCTACCCTAAAGGCCAGAGAATCGATTCGTCGAACTACAATCCGGTGCCGTTCTGGAACTGCGGCTCTCAAATGGTCGCTTTGAATTACCAAACGCCCGACAAACCGATGCAGGTCAACATGGGCAAGTTTAAACAGAACGGCGGCTGTGGCTTTATCTTGAAGCCACAGTTTATGTTCGAGGAAGGATACAATCCGTGCGATAAAAAATCGATCGAGGGCAAAGTGAAGCCGGTAACTGTGATGTTGCGTGTTATCGGGGCGAGGCATCTGTGCAAGACGGGTCGCGGCACGGCCAGTCCCTTTGTAGAAGTCGAGATCATCGGGGCGGACTACGACAGCGGCGTCAAACTCGTCACTAAAACAGTGT ctGATAACGGACTGAACCCTTTGTGGAACGACATCTGCGAGTTCGAAGTTGCGAACCCAGAACTGGCCTTGATCCGTTTCGTGGTACAAGACGAAGATATATTTGGCGAGCCGAACTTCATAGGTCAAGCGACTTTCCCGCTGTTGTGCCTGCGTAAAGGATACCGAAGCGTGCCTCTCACTAACGCATTCTCCGAAGAACTGGAACTATCCACACTGATGGTTCACTTGTCAATTATAACAGACGGTTGA
- the PLCg gene encoding phospholipase C gamma isoform X4, which produces MKSVCFNGAKDRLIHEADQLISYIERGSTVLKFFPRKRPERRALCVRRETHQVLWSRINAPQRQGYEGALDIRDVKEVRTGKSSKDFERWPEETKRLESSKCFTIYYGTEFKLRCASFVAQTDKECEAWVKGVLYLIAEAVSASYPLQIERWLRKEFYSIENSHEKITLKEVKAFLPKINCKISTSKLRDVFQDVDTEKRGEIGFDDFAVLYQKLIFDENNVQDIFDKYSVYCSNGTTITLREFQNFLRDEQHDNLGDDEVQASQFIRDYLRDPQRDIYEPYFTLSEFVEMLYSKQNSIYDSQYDKVTQDMTRPLSHYWISSSHNTYLTGDQFSSESSLEAYVRCLRSGCRCIELDCWDGPDGTPFIYHGHTLTTKIRFMDVLRTIKEHAFITSEYPLILSIEDNCSLPQQRRMASAFQDVFGDLLLVHPMDKNETSLPSPHDLRRKIILKHKKLPEGAEESSFAVRQEEGKDLDLRNSIKNGILHLEDPVDKEWKPHAFVLTENKLYYTESYNSQEETDTESDGDSDAENAIVPQDELHFAECWFHGKLAGNRQEAEDLLRAHAHLGDGTFLEFLITLKEPVPQPNKHEGKEWFHAHCTRTQAEELLRKTNTDGAFLVRPSEKEQGSFAISFRTEKEIKHCRVKQEGRLYTIGTVKFESLIELVSYYENHPLYKKVKLWYPISEETVRRLVSEPDDNTVYGTPGYMDPTSFTSKVTVKALYDYRARQDDELSFCKHAIITNVDKPDEGWWRGDYGGKRHHWFPANYVLEIEVPHTPDVTSGLENESAALGSLQKGVLDVLGAIVELVVGDGGGAARWLVRVQSPAMYSPFDMAAATRESALEWLSAIEEAAHSASARSLHHRKMERTWRIAKEISDLIIYCRSVTFNIERLRIKGFVYNEMSSFPETKAERLMSQQENTFFVKYHTTQLSRIYPKGQRIDSSNYNPVPFWNCGSQMVALNYQTPDKPMQVNMGKFKQNGGCGFILKPQFMFEEGYNPCDKKSIEGKVKPVTVMLRVIGARHLCKTGRGTASPFVEVEIIGADYDSGVKLVTKTVSDNGLNPLWNDICEFEVANPELALIRFVVQDEDIFGEPNFIGQATFPLLCLRKGYRSVPLTNAFSEELELSTLMVHLSIITDG; this is translated from the exons ATGAAGTCGGTCTGCTTCAACGGGGCCAAAGATAGGCTCATACACGAGGCAGACCAGCTTATCTCCTACATAGAAAGAGGCTCTACCGTTTTAAAATTCTTCCCTCGTAAGAGACCCGAAAGGCGTGCACTTTGCGTGAGAAGAGAGACCCATCAAGTTCTTTGGTCTCGAATCAATGCCCCTCAGAGACAGGGCTACGAAGGGGCTCTCGATATCCGTGATGTCAAAGAAGTTCGCACTGGAAAATCATCCAAAGACTTTGAGCGTTGGCCTGAAGAAACCAAACGTCTTGAAAGTTCAAAATGCTTTACCATTTATTATGGAACTGAATTTAAACTTCGCTGTGCATCATTTGTTG CTCAAACAGATAAAGAGTGTGAAGCTTGGGTGAAAGGTGTACTGTATCTAATAGCAGAAGCTGTCAGTGCATCATATCCTCTACAGATTGAAAGATGGCTCCGGAAAGAATTCTATTCTATTGAAAACTCCCATGAAAA aataacatTAAAAGAGGTCAAAGCTTTTCTACcaaaaattaattgtaaaatttcaaCAAGTAAGCTTCGAGATGTATTCCAAGATGTTGACACTGAAAAAAGAGGGGAGATTGGCTTTGATGATTTTGCTGTTCTTTATCAGAAGCTAATTTTTGATGAGAAT aatGTTCAGGACATATTTGATAAATACTCAGTCTATTGTTCTAATGGTACTACTATTACTCTTAGAGAGTTTCAAAATTTCCTTAGAGATGAACAGCATGATAACCTTGGTGATGATGAAGTACAAGCCTCACAGTTCATCCGTGATTACTTAAGAGATCCACAAAGAGACATCTATGAACCTTATTTCACTTTAAGCGAG TTTGTCGAGATGCTGTACTCCAAGCAGAATTCCATCTATGACAGTCAGTATGATAAGGTTACACAAGATATGACCAGGCCTTTGTCACACTATTGGATATCTTCTTCTCATAACAC GTATCTGACAGGTGACCAGTTTTCAAGTGAATCATCACTGGAGGCCTACGTGCGGTGCTTGAGGTCAGGCTGTCGTTGTATTGAGCTAGATTGTTGGGATGGTCCTGACggcacaccttttatttatcacgGGCACACACTGACAACGAAAATAAGGTTTATGGATGTACTGCGAACAATAAAAGAACATGCATTCATCACATCTGAATATCCATTAATTTTGTCTATCGAAGACAACTGCTCACTCCCACAGCAAAGACGAATGGCGAGCGCATTTCAAGACGTATTCGGTGACCTTCTTCTTGTTCATCCAATGGATAAGAATGAAACATCACTTCCCTCTCCTCATGACTTACGCAGAAAAATAATCctgaaacataaaaaattacCTGAAGGTGCTGAAGAAAGTTCTTTCGCAGTACGTCAAGAAGAAGGAAAAGATTTAGACCTACGAAATTCGATCAAAAATGGTATATTGCATTTGGAAGATCCTGTCGACAAAGAATGGAAGCCTCACGCCTTCGTGCTCACCGAGAACAAACTTTACTATACAGAGAGCTACAACAGTCAAGAAGAAACCGACACTGAAAGTGACGGAGACTCAGATGCGGAAAACGCTATTGTACCACAAGATGAATTACATTTCGCAGAATGTTGGTTCCACGGGAAGCTGGCAGGGAATCGACAAGAAGCCGAAGATTTGCTGAGAGCCCACGCCCATCTTGGCGATGGAACCTTTCTG GAGTTCCTGATAACGTTAAAGGAGCCAGTGCCTCAGCCTAACAAGCATGAAGGCAAGGAATGGTTCCACGCGCACTGCACGCGTACTCAAGCCGAAGAATTACTGCGGAAGACCAACACCGACGGCGCTTTCCTAGTACGCCCCAGCGAAAAGGAACAAGGGAGCTTCGCAATTAGTTTCAG GACTGAGAAGGAGATAAAGCATTGCAGGGTTAAACAAGAGGGTCGCCTGTACACAATCGGTACAGTCAAGTTCGAGAGCCTCATTGAATTAGTCTCGTACTACGAGAACCATCCGCTgtataaaaaagtaaaactCTGGTATCCGATCAGCGAAGAAACCGTCAGAAGACTTGTCTCT gaaCCAGACGATAATACTGTCTATGGGACACCGGGATACATGGATCCCACGTCATTCACGTCCAAG GTGACCGTTAAAGCGCTTTACGATTATCGGGCTCGTCAAGATGACGAGTTGTCCTTCTGCAAGCACGCCATCATTACAAACGTCGACAAGCCGGACGAGGGCTGGTGGCGGGGCGACTACGGCGGCAAACGTCATCACTGGTTCCCGGCCAACTACGTGCTTGAGATTGAGGTTCCACACACACCCGACGTGACC AGCGGTCTAGAAAACGAATCAGCCGCCCTGGGATCGTTGCAGAAAGGCGTGCTGGACGTGCTCGGCGCTATCGTTGAATTGGTGGTGGGCGACGGGGGAGGCGCGGCGCGGTGGCTGGTGCGTGTCCAGAGCCCCGCCATGTACTCGCCGTTCGACATGGCAGCCGCCACCCGCGAGTCCGCGCTCGAATGGCTCTCGGCCATCGAAGAGGCCGCGCACAGTGCTAGCGCTCGCTCGCTCCACCACAGGAAAATGGAACGAACATGGCGCATCGCCAAAGAGATATCGGACCTCATCATCTACTGCCGCTCAGTCACCTTCAACATCGAACGTCTACGCATCAAGGGCTTTGTTTACAACGAGATGTCCTCGTTTCCCGAGACCAAAGCCGAACGCCTTATGTCTCAGCAAGAGAACACGTTCTTCGTCAAGTACCACACGACGCAACTTAGCCGTATCTACCCTAAAGGCCAGAGAATCGATTCGTCGAACTACAATCCGGTGCCGTTCTGGAACTGCGGCTCTCAAATGGTCGCTTTGAATTACCAAACGCCCGACAAACCGATGCAGGTCAACATGGGCAAGTTTAAACAGAACGGCGGCTGTGGCTTTATCTTGAAGCCACAGTTTATGTTCGAGGAAGGATACAATCCGTGCGATAAAAAATCGATCGAGGGCAAAGTGAAGCCGGTAACTGTGATGTTGCGTGTTATCGGGGCGAGGCATCTGTGCAAGACGGGTCGCGGCACGGCCAGTCCCTTTGTAGAAGTCGAGATCATCGGGGCGGACTACGACAGCGGCGTCAAACTCGTCACTAAAACAGTGT ctGATAACGGACTGAACCCTTTGTGGAACGACATCTGCGAGTTCGAAGTTGCGAACCCAGAACTGGCCTTGATCCGTTTCGTGGTACAAGACGAAGATATATTTGGCGAGCCGAACTTCATAGGTCAAGCGACTTTCCCGCTGTTGTGCCTGCGTAAAGGATACCGAAGCGTGCCTCTCACTAACGCATTCTCCGAAGAACTGGAACTATCCACACTGATGGTTCACTTGTCAATTATAACAGACGGTTGA